The nucleotide window ATGTTTTGGTAGTAGTGATTCGCTACTTTGGAGGAACAAAATTAGGCGTAAGTGGGCTCATAAACGCTTATAAAACAGCCACACAAGAAGCCCTAGAAAATGCAGAGATTGAGGAAAAAATTATCACAAAAATTATCTCTTTTTCCTTTGATTATTTGGGAATGAATGATGTTATGAGACTAATAAAAGAGTATGATTTGGAAATCGTAGAACAGGAATTTACGAATACTTGCCAGATGAAACTCTCTGTTCGTTTAGCCATTTTAGAAGAAGTTGAAGCAAAGCTAAACGACATAAAAGAAGTGAAAATGGATTAAATCAAAAT belongs to Bernardetia sp. and includes:
- a CDS encoding YigZ family protein, whose product is MDTFLTIKQPSEGEYKEKGSKFIAHAFQVKTEDEVKERLEELRKKYYDARHHCYAYQLGQDGELWRANDDGEPNHSAGTPILNQIKSFNVTDVLVVVIRYFGGTKLGVSGLINAYKTATQEALENAEIEEKIITKIISFSFDYLGMNDVMRLIKEYDLEIVEQEFTNTCQMKLSVRLAILEEVEAKLNDIKEVKMD